The nucleotide sequence CCAGGCCGTGAGGATCAGCCGGTCTATCTCGACGACCGCGTTGCGCGGCGTGATCCTCGCCTGGGCCACCGTCACTGGCGCATAGGCGCGCAGGAAATGGTCGAAGTTGCCGTCGGCCATGGTGTGGTGCATGCCGAGGCCGCGATCGACGGAGCGCAGCGGAATCGAACCGCTGATGCAGATGACGGGTACGTGCTCGGCATAGGCGCCGGCTACCCCGTTGAGCGCGCTCAAGGCGCCGACCCCGTTCGTGACGAGCAGCGCGCCCAGGCCGTTCAGCCGGGCATAACCGTCCGCCGCATAGGATGAGGTCAACTCGCCCGTGGTGCCGACCCATTCCAGTGCGCCGCTATCGTGGAGTTGCTGCAAGAGCGTGAGGTTGTAGTCGCCCGGGACGCCAAACAAATGACGAATACCGGCTTCCTCGAGGCGGCGAAGGAGGAAGTCGCCAATCGTCATGCGTTGGGTGGGTTGGGCCGTGTTTTGCGTGCTTTCCATGGAGGACTCCTAATCTGGCTCATGGGGGGAATGTGCGGTACCGATGTTGAATCGCACTATGCGGCAAAGCAGGCGCCCGCCCTGGCTGTGGTTTCTCTCCGCCAGCAGCCCGATGCGTAATTCGGTTTGCGGTACAACGGATTCTCAGTCTAGGCTCCCGGCAAAAACAGCAGCGTGACTGAGTCATTACGAAAAAATATCAGGGACGGCACGCTGCATTTCGTCATTTCCTTGTAATGATTGAGTAACGGCCCTGTTAGAGCACGCGACTTAGACTCCGATTACGCCCGACTGGTATAAGGGCGCAAACGAGCACAGAATCAGCAACACGCGCATATGAGTGCAGGAATCGGACGCCATGAAAATCCTCGTCATCGAAGACGAAGCCAAGACCAGCGAGTACATCCAGAACGGTTTGACGGAAGCGGGCTATGTGGTGGACGTGGCCACGAACGGCATCGACGGACTGCACTTCGCGCAGGAGATGGGCTACGACCTGATCCTGCTCGACGTGATGATGCCGGAGATGGACGGCTGGACCGTCATGAAGAAGCTCGGTGCGCGCACCAAAACCCCGGTGCTATTTCTGAGCGCGCGCGGCACGCTCGAAGACCGGTTGAAGGGCCTCGATCTCGGCGCCGACGATTATCTCGTCAAGCCTTTCTCGTTTGCCGAGTTGCTGGCGCGCATCCGCATCATATTGCGGCGCGGTCAGCCGCAAAAACAGGATGAACAGGTCTTCGAAGTCGGGGATCTGCGGGTCGATGTGCCGAAGCGGCGCGTCGAGCGGGGCGGTGCGCGCATCACGCTCACCAACAAGGAATTCAATCTGCTGGCGTTCTTTCTGGAGCATCAAGGTCAGGTGCTCTCGCGCGCCCTGATCGCTTCGCGCGTATGGGACATGAATTTCGACAGCGATAGCAACGTGGTCGATGTTGCGGTGCGCCGGTTGCGGCAGAAGATCGACGACCCTTTCCCCGTTCGATTGATTCATACGATTCACGGCGTGGGATACCGTTTCGAGTACGAAGCATGAAGCGGCTTTCGCTCACCACGCGCCTTGCTTTGTTGTATGCACTCATCGTATTCACGGCGATGGCGCTGCTCGGCACCTTGCTATACCGCGGTCTGGAGCGGCAACTGATGGTGCGCGACGACGCGGCGCTGGTGACGAGAGTGGACCAGCTTCGCACGCTCATGAACGATGTCGACGTGCGTGAGCTGATTCGCGACAAGCCGCATCTCTTCGCGAACATGCTCGGGAATACCGAATCACTGCTGATCGTGGGCTTTCCGGGTGAAGCGCCGCTCATTACGGTGAATCCAGGGCACAGGGCGGTGCCGGACGTAACGCCAGTGCCGGTGGACGCGCCACTCACGCTCGGCGCGGTTCACCATACGCTTGCGGCCGATGGAACGCCGTTCATCTACGCCGCTGCAGCGGCGCACGATGCAGCCGGAAAGCAGGATCTGCAGATCATCTCCGGCCGCTTGCTGACCGAGCGCACGCAATTGTTGCGGGCATACCGCAACCAGATACTGCTGTTCGCCTCTGCTGGCGCGACCATTGTCGCGTTGCTCGCTTTCGTCCTCGCGCGCCGCAACATGCAGCCGTTGCGCGTTCTCGCTGCGCAAACCGGAGCGATCGGCATTAGCACGCTGTCGACACGCATCGAGCAGCGCGCCGCGCCGCCCGAACTCGACGCATTGATCGCAGCATTCAACGGCATGCTCGATCGGCTCGAACGCGGGTTCACGCAGTTGAAACAGGTGTCGGCAGATATGGCGCACGACCTGCGCACGCCAATTGGCAACCTGCTGGGTCAGACCGAAGTCGGCTTGAGCCAGACTCGCGACACCGTGTATTACCAGCGGCTTCTCGGCTCGAATTACGAGGAGTTGCAACGCCTGTCGAAAATGATCGACAACATGCTTTTTCTTGCGCGCACCGAGCAGGCCGACAACGCCATCGAGCGCAAGGAGTTGCCGCTTGCCGTGGAATTCGAGCGTATGCAGGAGTACTTCGAAGGTCTCGCGGAGGACCGCAACGTGAGCCTCGAGTGGCGCGGCGAAGGCCACGTGTGCGCGGATCCGGATCTGCTGCGCCGCGCGTTGGGGAATTTGCTTGCGAATGCCTTGCGATATGCGGAGCCGGGCACGGCAATCTCGACGGTTGCGGACCAAGGCCCGGAGGCCACGACGCTCCATGTCGAGAATCGCGGACCGACGATCGAGCCGCACCATCTCGAACGGATCTTCGATCGTTTCTACCGAGCCGATCCGTCGCGGCATCGCTCGTCGGAGTCGAGCGGGCTCGGACTTTCGATCGTGCGCAGCATCATGCTGCTGCACGGCGGTACGTGGCACGCCTCGAGCAGCAACGGCGTGACGCGATTCACGCTCGTGTTTCCGCGGCAGCGCGAGCGGCGGGGCCAGTAGGCGCCCCAGGGGCGGCGGTGCGGCAAACCGCGCTATGATGGGCAGCCTTGAATCGGGAATGCGGGACGCAACCCATCGGTGCGCGCATGGGTTCGTACGAGTGGAATTCAGCATTTATTCCAGTCACGAAGCGTTGAATAAGCGATGAAACAACGTAAATGGCCCAGATGCGCTGTCGTTTGTTCATTCCTGGCTTTCATGCCGCTTGCGGGTTGCGTGGCCCGCGGCGCGCCGTCCTGGTCGCTCTTCGGCGCGTACTTTCCGTATTGGCTCGTGAGCGCCGTGATCGGCATCGTGGGCGCGCTTATCGCGCATCGCGTGTTCATCTCGACCGGCTGGGTTCGCCAGGTGCCTTATCAGCTTTCGGTCTGCACCGCGATCGGCGTCATGGCCGGGGTGCTCGTCTGGCTATGGGGAACGGGGCAGCTCTGACATGAAAATGGCTGGCCAGAATCCTCGACATGCATGGAAGGGACGGGCGATCGCAGTCGTGATCGTCCTGCTCGGCGCGGCGGCACTCTGGTATGCGTACGATCGCTCGTCGCGCTATCCGTCCACCGACGACGCGTCCATCGACGCGGACGTCGTCCACGTCGCGTCGCCCGTGGGCGGCCGGATCCTGCGCGTTCCCGTGGAGGAGAACCAGCATGTCTCGAAGGGCGACGTGCTGTTCGAAATCGACCCGGTGCCGTACCGGCTCGGCGTCGCGCAGGCGCAGGCCGAAGTCGAGCTGGCGCGTGCCTCGCTCGCCACCCGCCGCCGCACGCTGATCGGCGAGACGTCGAACGCGACCATCGCGGCCGACCAGACCCGTCGCGCCACACACAACTACGACCTCGCGACACGCAGCGTCGACCGGCTGCGGCCGCTCGCGGCGCAAGGCTACGTGTCCGCGCAGCAGCTCGATCAGGCGGTCGTGGCGCAGCGCGACGCGAGCGTATCGCTCGCGCAGGCGCAGGTGCAACAGCGCTCTTCTGCGCAGACAATAGGCGACGATTCCGACGCCATAGCGGCGCTGCATGCGCGCGAGGCCGCCTTGGCCATCGCGCAGCGCGCGCTCGACGACACGGTCGTGCGCGCGCCGTTCGACGGCTACGTAACAGGGCTGACGATCCTCGCGGGCGAGACAGTCGCGCCGAACCAGTCCATCTTCACGCTGGTTCATTCGGGCGAATGGTTCGCCGTGGCGAACTTCCGCGAGACGGCGCTCGGCGCGATCGACGTGGGCGACTGCGCAACCGTGTACTCGATGATCGACCGAAAACAGCCGATGAGCGGCAAGGTGATCGGCATCGGCGCCGGCATCCTGGACACGGACCGCGTGAACCTGCCACGAAGCCTGCCGTACGTGCAGCAGTCGGTGAACTGGGTGCGCGTGGCACAACGCTTCCCGGTTCGCGTGCGCATAGACGCCCCGGTCAACAAGCTGGTGCGCATCGGCGCCAGCGCGATCGTCGAGGTCCGGCATGGCCAGTCTTGCCGGTGACATCAGGCGGCCCGGTCCGCGGGAAATCGCGAAGCTGCTCGCGCCGTTTCCGGGACGCACCGCGATCGTCACGCGCATTGCGCTGATCTGCGCGCTCACAGTGCTCGTGACGACCGGCTACAGCACGCCCGATGCCGCGACTTCCGTGTATATCGTGTTCTTCCTGAACCGGCCCGACCGCATGACGAGCATCGTCATGTCGTTCGCCTTGATGCTGCTCGTGACCGTGATCATCGGGATCGTGATGATCTTCGCGATCCTCACTATCGATCAGCCGCCGCTGCGGGTGGCGAGCATGGCATTGCTATCGTTCGCACTGCTATTCGCCACTTCGGCAAGCAAGCTTCGGCCAATCGGCGCGATCCTGGCGATGATCGTCGGGTTCGGGCTCGACGAGCTTGGCCTTGCGCCAGTCGGCGAAGCGGCCACGCGCGGCCTGCTGTACGCGTGGCTGATGGTCGGGATTCCAATTGGCGTGGCAATCGTCGTGAACCTGGTGATCGCGCCGTCGCCGCGACGGCTCGCCACCTCGCAGCTTGCGCGGCGCCTGAGGCTCGCTGCGCGCCGCCTCACAGACACGGCAACCGACGAGGAGCGCGCTGCGTTCGAAGCGTGCATGCGGGAGGGCGACCATCAGATCCTCTCGTGGCTCAAGCTGTCGACACTCGAAGGCACGCTGATACCGGCTGACGGCGCGGCGCTGCGCCAGGCGGCGGCGTCCACGACAGCGCTCCTGGTCGCGACGGATTTCGCGGCGAGCGAACCCGGCGCGCGCCTGCCCGACGCATGCGCGGCGCAGCTTGCCGAAACGATGACGCAAATGGCGGCGATGCTCGAGGCGGGCGGCTATCCCGTGGATGTCGCGCTCGATGAGCCGGACCTGCGCGAGGGAACCGCGCTGCAGGCGCTCGTGCTCGCAGACCTGCGCGCCGCGCTGGAGGGCTTCGCGGTGCCGCCCGCGGAGGCCGCCGCAGCGCCGGCTCCGGCTCCCGAGAAAAGCGCCGGGCCACCCGCGCGCAGCGGCTTTTTCGACGCCGACGCCTTCACGAATCCCGATCACGTCCGTTACGCGCTGAAGACCACGGCAGCGGCGATGTTCTGCTACGTGCTGTATCAGCAACTCGACTGGCAGGGCATCCATACGTGCTTCATCACCTGCTATATGGTCTCGCTCAGCACGACGGCCGAGACCGTCGAGAAGCTGACACTGCGGATCACGGGCTGTCTCGTCGGCGCCTTGCTCGGCACGGCGGCGATCGTATTCGTGACGCCTCGTCTGACCTCGGCGGGCGAGCTGACGGCGCTGGTGTTCGCGGGCGCGTGGCTGGCCGCATGGGTGGCGATGGGGTCCGCACGGATCTCGTATGCGGGCATGCAGATCGCGTTCGCTTTCTTCCTGTGCGTGATCCAGGGCGCGGCGCCCGCGTTCGACCTCACGCTCGCACGCGACCGCGTGATCGGCATCTTGATCGGCAATGTCGTGATCTATCTGGTCTTCACACGCGTCTGGCCCGTGAGCATCGCCAGCCGCATCGACGCGACGTTCAAAGCACTCATCGCGCAGTGGACCCGCATCGCACACGCTGCGGACACTCGCACGCGCAGCGCGCTTGCGGCAGGCGCGCTCGCCCAGTACGGCGGACTGCGCCAGGATCTCGGCCTGATTCACTACGAGCCTTCGTGGGTGCGTCCCGAGCCCGATTGGGTGGCGAGCCGGCGCCGCGCGCTCGCGGAACTCGAGGCGCTGGAGGCGCCGCTGGTCCTCGCGGCAGGGCGCGCGGGCGCGGCGCAGTTGGGTCAAATCGCCCAGCGTCTCGCTGCTGGAGACGACGCGCATGTGCAAGCCGTACAGCATGCCGCCGAGCCCGCGGAGGACCGCGCTGCCGACCCCGCCCTCGACGCGCTCCGGAACGTCATCGCAAAGCGGTTCGGACAGATCGCCGATATCACGCGCCCAGCGTCGGCCACGGAGACGACGACCGATGCGCGCCACTGAACCGACGCCCCGGCTTATCGCGTTGGCTGCCTCATTGGCCGCCGCGTTGGCTATATCGGTATTCGAGGGCTGCGCGACTTCGTCGATCGATCTCGCGCCTCCTGCGGCGGACCGGCCGTGGCAGCCGCAGACGGACGGCGACGGCAACATCGTGCCCGGCCCGCCGCGCAGCACGAGCGACGGGGCGCAGGTTGGCTACACGCTGCCGCGCAGCGCAGCGCTGGCCTCGATCGAATCCGCCGCGGCGCTCGATGCGAACCACGCGTACACGCTGCCCGAACTGATCGATCTCGCGGAGTCCACGAACCCGCTCACGCGCATTGCCTGGAACGACGCGCGCAATGCAGCGCTCGCGGCGGGCATTGCGAAGACCGCCTATTTGCCGCAGCTCACCGCCACCGCGATGGGCGGATATGAGGCGGCGAGCGGTGCGGCGTCGACGCCGCTGCTCGGCAACACATCGACCAGCTCGAACATTCACGGCACCGTTTCGGTGCTGTCACTCCAATGGCTGCTATTCGATTTCGGTGGCCGCCGCGCGCGCCTCGATGCTGCGAAACAACTTTCCGTGGCGGCGAACATCGCGTTCACGTCGGTTCACCAGCACGTGATCCACGAGGTGAGCATCGCGTACTACACATACGAAGCCGCCAGCGCGAGGGAGCAGACCGCGCAGCAGGCGCTTGACAACGCGGACGGCATTCTCAGCGCCGCCCGCGCACGGCGAAAGCAGGGCGTGGGCACGGTGGTCGAAGTCGCACAGGCCACGCAGAACCGCGCACAAGCCAATCTGCTGAAGGTGCAGGCGGACGGCGCCGTGAGCGACAGCTATCTGAGCCTCGTGTCGGCGCTCGGCATTTCGCCGCTGTCGAAACCGGTGATCGCCCCATTGCCGGCGCGCTCGCTCACGCCGGCGCTGCACCAGAGCGTCGACGAAATCGTTGCCGATGCGATTGCGCGGCGGCCGGACGTGCAGGGCGCCTATGCGCTGGAGCAGGCCAACCAGGCGAAGATCCGCGCGGCCGAATCGGCGTTCATGCCCAAGATATTTCTCTCCGCCACGGCCGCGTACGGCACCGGCACGACGTCGATCACGGCGATTCCCCCGGTCGGCGATCAGGCGGCCACGGTGAACCTGAACGGCAGTCGCCGCAGCGGCAGCATCTTCCTCGGCGTGACGATTCCGCTATACGACGGCGGTTTGCGTTCCGCCGTGCTGATGCAGGCGCGCAACGACGCGGACAGTGCGTCTGCACAACTGACCCATACGAGACAGGAGGCCGTCAGGCAGATCGTTGCCGCGCAGAACGGGCTTTCCACTAGCCTCGCGTCGAACGACGCCGCGAAGGCGCTGGTCGAGGCCGCGCAGACGACCTATGATGCGGCGTTCGCCGCATACCGGCACGGCGTCGGCACCATTACAGACGCGCTCCTCACGCAGAACCAGCTTCTCGCTGCGCAGAACGCGTATGCGGACAGCTACAGCGCCGCGCTTGCCGCCGCCGCGACGCTCGCCCTTGCGACGGGCGAAATCGGTGCGCCGTCGCTGGAAGGCACACCGTCTCAGTAGGACAACTGAAGACAGTGCGCCTGCCGGCTCAACTACCAAAATAGATCGTGCAAAAGCTGGCTGGGCCAACACAGTCGGACTGTGCGGGCATACGCGGACGTGAACCCGCCGCCGAAGTGCTCCCCATCGATACGCCGCCCACATCGCGTTGCGCTGAATTTTGCGCGTATTGGCCCGCTGCGACCTTTGCTTCGGCTGCCTGAATATCAGCTGGATAGTTGATGTCGTCGCCGCGGCCCGGGCTGTATCCGGCCTGCTCGACGCGCACGAGATCCGCACGCACTTCGGCACGTGTGAGGGGTTGGGTGGACTGCGCGAAGCTATAGGCCGGAGCGGCAGCGGCGGAGGCAGCAACGAGAACGCTGAGAAGAAGCCTGGACATGATCAATACTCCTATATACCTGCAAACCGGATGAGTCGAGAAAGAAAGCCGCAGCATCGACTGTGCATGGACGCGAGGTCAGGCTTAGGAAAGAACGACTTGAAACCTGGCTAAGCGAGGCAATGCGTTACTGCGTGGTTGCAGTGTAGGTAGGCGCTTCCATCGCCACGGTTACCCAGTCGTTACAAGAAAATGACAAGCTTTCCGTCCCTTTGATTCTTCGTAGCGGTCGATGCGCGTCATTTTTTTGTAATGGCTGGGTAACCCTGTCGTTTGAGGCAGCCTTTTAGACTGGCCGTGTCGTCAATCAATTGGTTCACTTCGCGTCATTCCAAGGAGCTGCAATGTCTTTCCCTTCTTTCCGTTCTTCCGTTGCGCGCGCAGTTGCGGCGCTTTGTCTGGTTGCCGGCGGCGTCACGACAGCGCAGGCCGCGCCCATCAAGAACGTCGTCCTCGTGCACGGTGCCTTCGTGGGAGGCGCGGGATGGCGTCCGGTGTACGACATTCTCACGAAGGACGGCTATAACGTGACGCTCGTGCAAGAGCCGCTGACGTCGTTCAAGGACGACGTGACGGCTACACGGCGCGTCATCGACAGCCTCGACGGCCCGTGCGTGCTCGTCGGCCATAGCTACGGCGGCGCCATCATCACGGAGGCGGGCAACGACGAACACGTGAAGTCGCTCGTCTACATTGCTGCTCACGCACTCGATGTCGGCGAAACCGAAGTCTCGAATGGCAAGCGCTATCCAAACGCGACACCTCATGAGGACATCGTTAAAACGGCGGACGATTATCTTTATCTGAATCCTGCCGACTATCCGCGTGATTTCGCGGCCGACCTTCCGATCGCGCAGGCTGAGTTCGAGGCCCATGAACAAATGCCAACTGCGGCAGGCGTATTCACTGCGCAGATCCCCGATCCGGCATGGAAGATCAAGCCGACGTTTTATATGGTCGCGAAGGCGGACAAGATCATCAACCCGGACCTCGAGCGCATGTACGCGAAGCGGGCTCACGCCCAAACGGTGGAAGTCGATGGCGCCAGCCATTCGGTTTATGAGTCGCATCCGAAGGAAGTGGCTGCGTTGATCGAGCAGGCCGCTCAGCAACTGCCAGGATGACCTTGAACCGGTCGACTTCGCGCATCGTCAGGGTTATCCGTTCTGTTGCAGCCATCGCAGTTCCGGCACTGGACCTCCAGCGGCCGGTCAGGACGCAGGTCATTGTCGAGATGTGATGCGTTGGATTTTGATGTTTGCGAACATTTAATGTCATGGCCAGATAGAGATGTCTGGTCTCCGGCTCAATAGAAATGTCCGGTTTTACAGAGGTTTGCTTCTGTCTTTCTCGGGTTTGATCTCCATTCCGTGTTGAAGGATAGCGTCTGGATCAGCAGGGCGGTGGTGTGCGTTCAGCGAACCCTCGCAGACCTCCGGCCAGGTTTTGAATCTGGCTCTGGGGCCTGTGTCAGTTTCACGATCACTGCTTCCATATCCGCCTGCGTGAACTCGCGCGTCTTCTTCGTGCCCGGCACCCGTTCAGCCTTGCGCACTGCGATGCCGCGATTCGTGCGTGAGGGCGAGCCCGAGGCGCGCCGGTCGTCGCGCTGCGCCTGCAGTTCCTGCGCCACCGCGAGCGCATGCGCGAGCCGCTTGTGCTCGACTACCGCGCCCTGGTCCACCTCGGTGAGCCGGTCATACTCGCGGTATGGCAACACGCGACCTTCGGCGCGGATCTCGATGCGCCCATCCGGATACTCCCAGACCTCGATGTAACGGTGCACCAGCTTCCGGTTCTGCGGCGTATCGTCGAGCAGGTACATCACGCGGTCATACTGCACCGTGAGCGACTTCGTCACACGCCGCGTTTCGCGCCAGGTGAGCAGGGCGTCCAGATCCTCGTCCGCACGCAACGGCCGGTGCGCGTTGAACGTGCTCCTGGACGGCTTCGCAAAGCGCACGTTATAGGCCGCCATGAAGGCAGGCGCATACGCATTCGCGCCCGCCACCGTGCTGATGCCGCGCAGGCGCAGTTCCTTCACCAGGCGGTCCTGCAGCGTCAGGTGCGCGCGCTCCACACGGCCCTTGGCCGAACTGCTATTGGCGCAGAACGTCTCAATGTTCAGTTCGTACATCGCGCGTCCGAAGTGCGTCACGCTGCGCCCGGTCTCGTGGGCCCTGACACTGCGGAACACGCTTGCCTTGTCGCTGTACAGCGCCACCGGCTTGCCATGACGCTCCAGGTACGCACGCGTCGCCTCGAAATAGCTGAAGGTCGATTCGGTCTGCGTGAAGTGCAGGTGCATCAGGCGGCTCGTAGCGTCGTCCACATACACCAGCAGTGTGCAGGCCGGTGCGCGCTCCTCAAACCAGCGGTGATCGCTGCCGTCGATCTGCACCAGTTCGCCCAGGCACGCGCGTCGGGCCCGTGGCTGGTAGACCTTCGGCGGGCGCTGCGCGCGCGGAATCCACAGACCCGCATCGCGCATCCATCGACGTACGGTCTCCCTGGCCAGCGCGATCCCGTGACATTCAGCCAGCTTCTCGCACGCCAGCGTTGGCCCGAAATCGGCGTAACGCTCACATACCAACGCCATGGCCCGAGCCCGCAGATCGACGGACAGTTCCCGGTTACTCGGCCGTCCGCGTTTCGCCGAGACCAGCCCGGCCGGGCCTGCGGCCTCATAGCGCCGGCACAGCCGGCTGATCTGCCGCTCGCTGAGCTGCAGCCGCTCAGCCGCCTGAAAACACCGCAGGCGGCCTTCAATGACCGCCTCGATGACCTTGACCCGCTCAAGTTCGCGCATGCTTGCCGTGATCAGCTCACGTCCGTTCATGGTTCGCCCCTGGTCGACGCCTCACGCGAGCGTGCGCGTCAACCAGGGCAGGAATCGGACATTTCTAATGAGCCAGAACCGGACATTTCAAAAAAGCCCTAACATTTAAAATATCGATAATTTGCATTATGTAAAATTCAACAAACCCCTCAGGCACACCTCCTGCGGCACGACCCACATGGCGTCCCACAGGAGGAACCCATGCCGTCCGCCCCAACATCCGGGCAACCAACCGGCGCCGCCTCGAATCCGGAACCCACGCGCGCGCAGCGCGTCGCCGGCTGGCTCGGTCTGTGCGCGGTGCCGCTCATCTGGCTACTGCATCTGGCGCTAGGCGTCACGCTCGTTTCGACGGCCTGCGCCGACGCCATCACGCGGGATCCGATGCCAGGCTGGCACGGCACGCAATGGATCCTCGGCATTGGCTCGGTCTGCGCGCTCGTGCCCGCGCTCGCCATCACCTACGCCGCGGGCAGCGCCTGGCGCAAGATTGCCTACGTCGCGAAGGAAAAGCGCGACGCACGGCGCTTCATCGCGTGGTGCGGCGCGACCACTTCCGTGGCCTTCACCTTCGGCCTCGCCTTTTCGATCTGCATCCTCATTGCAGTACCGATCGAGCGCCTCTGCACGGCCTTCGACTAGGTGATGCGACATCCGCCGTGCGATCGCCGCGCGTCGGCCACCTGAGTCTCGCGCAGGGCGTTTTCTTTCTGGACCTCTCCCCGTTCGCATCGAGCGCGTTTCGCGTGACGTGCGGCGCGCGATCTCGCAAATCGGTTCGTTATCCGATGGATTGGATAACGGGATCGAAGCGCCATCCTTCGCGGCTCCATTGCATCGTATGCGTCGGCGCCAGCGCAGTGATGAAATCCGCGTCGTGCGAAACCACGATCAGCGCGCCCGGGAAGTCCGCCAGCGCCCCCTCGATCGCGCGGACGGATTCCAGGTCGAGATGGTTGGTCGGTTCATCGAGCAGCAGC is from Paraburkholderia flagellata and encodes:
- a CDS encoding heavy metal response regulator transcription factor — translated: MKILVIEDEAKTSEYIQNGLTEAGYVVDVATNGIDGLHFAQEMGYDLILLDVMMPEMDGWTVMKKLGARTKTPVLFLSARGTLEDRLKGLDLGADDYLVKPFSFAELLARIRIILRRGQPQKQDEQVFEVGDLRVDVPKRRVERGGARITLTNKEFNLLAFFLEHQGQVLSRALIASRVWDMNFDSDSNVVDVAVRRLRQKIDDPFPVRLIHTIHGVGYRFEYEA
- a CDS encoding heavy metal sensor histidine kinase is translated as MKRLSLTTRLALLYALIVFTAMALLGTLLYRGLERQLMVRDDAALVTRVDQLRTLMNDVDVRELIRDKPHLFANMLGNTESLLIVGFPGEAPLITVNPGHRAVPDVTPVPVDAPLTLGAVHHTLAADGTPFIYAAAAAHDAAGKQDLQIISGRLLTERTQLLRAYRNQILLFASAGATIVALLAFVLARRNMQPLRVLAAQTGAIGISTLSTRIEQRAAPPELDALIAAFNGMLDRLERGFTQLKQVSADMAHDLRTPIGNLLGQTEVGLSQTRDTVYYQRLLGSNYEELQRLSKMIDNMLFLARTEQADNAIERKELPLAVEFERMQEYFEGLAEDRNVSLEWRGEGHVCADPDLLRRALGNLLANALRYAEPGTAISTVADQGPEATTLHVENRGPTIEPHHLERIFDRFYRADPSRHRSSESSGLGLSIVRSIMLLHGGTWHASSSNGVTRFTLVFPRQRERRGQ
- the mdtN gene encoding multidrug transporter subunit MdtN — its product is MKMAGQNPRHAWKGRAIAVVIVLLGAAALWYAYDRSSRYPSTDDASIDADVVHVASPVGGRILRVPVEENQHVSKGDVLFEIDPVPYRLGVAQAQAEVELARASLATRRRTLIGETSNATIAADQTRRATHNYDLATRSVDRLRPLAAQGYVSAQQLDQAVVAQRDASVSLAQAQVQQRSSAQTIGDDSDAIAALHAREAALAIAQRALDDTVVRAPFDGYVTGLTILAGETVAPNQSIFTLVHSGEWFAVANFRETALGAIDVGDCATVYSMIDRKQPMSGKVIGIGAGILDTDRVNLPRSLPYVQQSVNWVRVAQRFPVRVRIDAPVNKLVRIGASAIVEVRHGQSCR
- a CDS encoding FUSC family protein, translating into MASLAGDIRRPGPREIAKLLAPFPGRTAIVTRIALICALTVLVTTGYSTPDAATSVYIVFFLNRPDRMTSIVMSFALMLLVTVIIGIVMIFAILTIDQPPLRVASMALLSFALLFATSASKLRPIGAILAMIVGFGLDELGLAPVGEAATRGLLYAWLMVGIPIGVAIVVNLVIAPSPRRLATSQLARRLRLAARRLTDTATDEERAAFEACMREGDHQILSWLKLSTLEGTLIPADGAALRQAAASTTALLVATDFAASEPGARLPDACAAQLAETMTQMAAMLEAGGYPVDVALDEPDLREGTALQALVLADLRAALEGFAVPPAEAAAAPAPAPEKSAGPPARSGFFDADAFTNPDHVRYALKTTAAAMFCYVLYQQLDWQGIHTCFITCYMVSLSTTAETVEKLTLRITGCLVGALLGTAAIVFVTPRLTSAGELTALVFAGAWLAAWVAMGSARISYAGMQIAFAFFLCVIQGAAPAFDLTLARDRVIGILIGNVVIYLVFTRVWPVSIASRIDATFKALIAQWTRIAHAADTRTRSALAAGALAQYGGLRQDLGLIHYEPSWVRPEPDWVASRRRALAELEALEAPLVLAAGRAGAAQLGQIAQRLAAGDDAHVQAVQHAAEPAEDRAADPALDALRNVIAKRFGQIADITRPASATETTTDARH
- a CDS encoding TolC family protein, coding for MRATEPTPRLIALAASLAAALAISVFEGCATSSIDLAPPAADRPWQPQTDGDGNIVPGPPRSTSDGAQVGYTLPRSAALASIESAAALDANHAYTLPELIDLAESTNPLTRIAWNDARNAALAAGIAKTAYLPQLTATAMGGYEAASGAASTPLLGNTSTSSNIHGTVSVLSLQWLLFDFGGRRARLDAAKQLSVAANIAFTSVHQHVIHEVSIAYYTYEAASAREQTAQQALDNADGILSAARARRKQGVGTVVEVAQATQNRAQANLLKVQADGAVSDSYLSLVSALGISPLSKPVIAPLPARSLTPALHQSVDEIVADAIARRPDVQGAYALEQANQAKIRAAESAFMPKIFLSATAAYGTGTTSITAIPPVGDQAATVNLNGSRRSGSIFLGVTIPLYDGGLRSAVLMQARNDADSASAQLTHTRQEAVRQIVAAQNGLSTSLASNDAAKALVEAAQTTYDAAFAAYRHGVGTITDALLTQNQLLAAQNAYADSYSAALAAAATLALATGEIGAPSLEGTPSQ
- a CDS encoding DUF4148 domain-containing protein, giving the protein MSRLLLSVLVAASAAAAPAYSFAQSTQPLTRAEVRADLVRVEQAGYSPGRGDDINYPADIQAAEAKVAAGQYAQNSAQRDVGGVSMGSTSAAGSRPRMPAQSDCVGPASFCTIYFGS
- a CDS encoding alpha/beta hydrolase, with the protein product MSFPSFRSSVARAVAALCLVAGGVTTAQAAPIKNVVLVHGAFVGGAGWRPVYDILTKDGYNVTLVQEPLTSFKDDVTATRRVIDSLDGPCVLVGHSYGGAIITEAGNDEHVKSLVYIAAHALDVGETEVSNGKRYPNATPHEDIVKTADDYLYLNPADYPRDFAADLPIAQAEFEAHEQMPTAAGVFTAQIPDPAWKIKPTFYMVAKADKIINPDLERMYAKRAHAQTVEVDGASHSVYESHPKEVAALIEQAAQQLPG
- a CDS encoding ISNCY family transposase, whose translation is MNGRELITASMRELERVKVIEAVIEGRLRCFQAAERLQLSERQISRLCRRYEAAGPAGLVSAKRGRPSNRELSVDLRARAMALVCERYADFGPTLACEKLAECHGIALARETVRRWMRDAGLWIPRAQRPPKVYQPRARRACLGELVQIDGSDHRWFEERAPACTLLVYVDDATSRLMHLHFTQTESTFSYFEATRAYLERHGKPVALYSDKASVFRSVRAHETGRSVTHFGRAMYELNIETFCANSSSAKGRVERAHLTLQDRLVKELRLRGISTVAGANAYAPAFMAAYNVRFAKPSRSTFNAHRPLRADEDLDALLTWRETRRVTKSLTVQYDRVMYLLDDTPQNRKLVHRYIEVWEYPDGRIEIRAEGRVLPYREYDRLTEVDQGAVVEHKRLAHALAVAQELQAQRDDRRASGSPSRTNRGIAVRKAERVPGTKKTREFTQADMEAVIVKLTQAPEPDSKPGRRSARVR